Within Nitrospirota bacterium, the genomic segment GTGAATTTGCTGTCACCGGAGATAAATGAATTAGCAAGGGTGGCAAAGGACGTTGCAGCAGGGGCTGTACTTACCATTGCAGTAGGAGCGGCAGTTATAGGCTATATAATTTTGTTTCCATACCTGGTCACATTTTTTAACAATGGACTAACTGTTGCCACTCACGGTGGTAACGATATTGCGGTGCTTGCCTTGTTAATTGTTATTATTTTAGTGGTAATTATTAAAGCCCTCACTAAAAGTGGACATCCGCTGAGGGGTGGAATGACAAGCGGCCATGCCGCTGTTGCTTTTTCCATTTGGGTATCTATCACGCTTATAACTAAAAATCTGCTTGCCTCAGTGTTTGCTCTTTTTGCAGCTCTTATGATAGCACAAAGCAGGGTTGCGACAAGGGTGCATACTAAATGGGAGGTTTTTATTGGCGCAACAATTGGTTCTTTAATTACGTATGTGCTTTTTAGATTGTTTTCCCATGTATGATTCAAAAATGTTATTTTCGGCCATCAA encodes:
- a CDS encoding diacylglycerol kinase, translating into MPLRRWLESANNAIEGILGAAKSQRHLRYHLYAAAFVLLFCYVLGITKIEFLIIAVTIMLVIALELINTSIETTVNLLSPEINELARVAKDVAAGAVLTIAVGAAVIGYIILFPYLVTFFNNGLTVATHGGNDIAVLALLIVIILVVIIKALTKSGHPLRGGMTSGHAAVAFSIWVSITLITKNLLASVFALFAALMIAQSRVATRVHTKWEVFIGATIGSLITYVLFRLFSHV